A region of the Drosophila ananassae strain 14024-0371.13 chromosome XL, ASM1763931v2, whole genome shotgun sequence genome:
gtgtgtgtgagtgtagtgtagtgtgtgtgtgctggtgTGCGTGTTTTTTCCACATTCTTTTTCCTTTCCAccgtgttttattttttttttttctgcttccGAAAATTTGCTTCAGCCAACGCCTGCGTCGCAGCCGGCCAATGCGCCGCTGGCGCCGGCAGAGGAGCCGCGCCTCCAACCGCCACCCTCATCCCTCACCCTCCCCCCATCCTTATCCCCATCCCCCACCCTCCTCCGGCGCCAAATATTAACCCAACAATGATGCAGTTTTTTGTCCAAAAGCGCGCGCTTTTCCCCCAAACGCCTTCATACACCTGTCCAGTTaccggttgttgttgttgtttctactcttgttgttgttgttgccgcaGACACCACCactgccacttgccacttgcaacGCGCCGCACATGTTCGCCTCCAACACGGTTCCTGGGAACCAAAACCACCGGCTACCAGGAACCacaactaaaaataaacaaaaaaaactagcCGCCGGAGAGGTGGCCGGGTGGAGGCGTgaaaaaatacacaaatattccACCCTTTTCGTACTAAAGGGGGTTACCTGATTTGAAGACTCCCAATGACAGCTGGCAGTGAAGGACATGCCACGACACGAATCTCGAGATCAATGAAAAGTATCGATAGGTCTCAGATAGATGCCAGTTTTGTGGCAACAATGGCTCTTGCAAGCCGGAATTAATAAGTAATAGTGCTTATTGTTTGTCAACAGAGATGATCCACCAATGACTCCTTTGTTGATAAACAAAGTTGCCCAGAAAGTGGGCTATGCGAGTCATTCAAGATGTGGGTTACTGCCCATTTCTGTCCAGCTCTGCAGATCGGCTCGAATGACCAAACCACAACAGTCCTCGGAGTGTAAATAATCGGGAATAAACAGAACCCTTCCACGGAGGGCTGGTATGGGCTCTGGATTGTGATAATCTCTGTCTAAAATAGTCATTTAATGGTCTTGATCCCTTTAAAGAAACAGTTACTTTAGGTCAAGATCCCCCCCAGAAATACTTATCCATTTGCCATCTCACTCTTATGTTCCAGGAGCGGATTCGGTGGTGAGCGGCACATGAAGCAGCTGCCCACGGAACCGCCCTTCATCGCATTCGTCGGCAACCTGCCGCAGGGCCTGGTGCAAGGCGATGTCATCAAAATATTCCAGGACTTTGAGGTGAAGAATGTGCGGCTGGTGAAGGATCGGGAAACGGATCAGTTCAAGGGCTTCTGTTACGTGGAGTTCGAGACGCTGGACAATCTGGAGCGGGCGCTGGAGTGCGATGGCCGGATCAAGTTGGATGATCTCTCGGCACCGCTTCGCATCGATATAGCCGATCGTCGGAAAAATGATCGGTAAGGTCTAtactttctattttttatttaaaaataattttatttttttttgtagcccTGGTGGCGGCATTGGCGGCGGTAATGGCGGCGGTATGGGTCGCGATGGCGGCCGAGATGGATTCCAGAAACGCGGACCGCCTCGCCAGGGCGGAGCAACGCAGTCTTATAGCCGTAGCGGGCctggaggcggcggcggcggcggcagcagcgggggcggtCGCGAAGGCGGCGGCGGTTCGGGTAATCGCGGCGATAGTAGAGGTTCGTACAATGATAGTTATGGTGGTCACAATGATAGAAGtcgcggcggcggcggcggcagcggcggccCAGGCACTGGCGGCGGTGGCATGAATAGAGGATACAATGGTAAAGCATTTTTATCTGCCGTCCAACCAACCAAATCGAAAatcaaacaaatcaaaaattaaaatttgaaaaaaaaaacaaaaaaaaatcaactaaaaaacaacaacacgTAGCTGCATCCCTCCGTAGAGCTGCCAGAAAGTAGTTGATTCCGTATCCGTATATCCTGATACGAGCGTTCATCATTCCTCTATATCCTTGAGctttctgttctgttctgttctcTTCCATATCCTTctaatatccttttttttcgggCTGTTTCTTGAGTTGGTTTTGCTTTCCTTTATCCAGATTTTCAAAGAAATATTACTTTTCTGTGCATTATtttgattatattttattccttTATGAGAAAGGATTCTTTTTTTGCTTATAATTGTGCTTCAATGACCTCCTAGCCTCCTAGCCTCCTTGCCTCCTGGCCTCCTGGCCTCCTTGCCTCCTTGCCTCCTTGCCTCATTGCCTCCTTGCCTGAGTTGTTTCAGTTTCCGTAGCACACTTCTCTCTCCACCACCCAGACAGACTTTGAACgactctctctatctctcctCCTATCTCTCCACCACCCGCACGCTTTGTATCTTTGATTCTGCATTTAGTCAGCATGCAGAGATGACGGGAATGACCACATAGAGCCATCCATTCTAATCCCATTATCGTTGCAGATCGGCCGGCGAATCGAGGTCGGTATGGAAACTTCAACAACGACGATCGGTTCGAACGGAACCAGGATCGCGGCGATCGCGGCCAGCGGGAGGGCAGCTATGGCAATCAGTCGCGCGACGGTGATCGCTACAACAACTTCAGCCGGCATCGCGACCGTGAGCGCACCCACTACAATCCCAACCAGCAGAGCGAACGTCCCAGCGGTGGTATCGGCGGCGGTGGTGCCGGCGGCatcggcggtggtggtggtggcggagcCGGTGGTGGTGGTTCCTCCATGGGTGCCATTGGTAAGTTTCCATTGCCACAGTatggaatatatttttttttaaatttatatttttgtttttagatgaCACGGAACGGCCGCGCCTGCAGCTGAAGCCGAGAACCATTGCTGCGCCCATCAATGCGGTGGCCGAGACGAAGCAGTCGGCCTCCATTTTCGGGAACGCCAAGCCCCGCGAGGAGAAGTTGAAGGAGCTGCAGCAGAACGTCAATCACAATGGCGATAACTAGGTAGTGGAAGGAGGAGTCCGCAATATTAATATGCCTGATATGATATTTTGGTCTTTGGAGTTAGAAAGAGTGAGGAGAGttaaaagagaaagagaaagagaaagagaaggAGAAGTAGAGGAGCAGAGGATGAAGGATAAACAGATGGAAGCATCAGGAGCATGCATATATAAACACATACATTAATTAATAACACTACGCTACATACATATTATATACGACAGAGACATGTAATACAAGAAACAAGAACAACAGGCTGGCCTGCGCTGCGCCTCAGTGTCTTCTCAGTGTCCAGTGTCCAGTGTCCAGTCAGCAGCGAGTCAAGTAAAGTAATATAATACCACTTAACAGAAGCAGCAGCCAAGCAACCAAGCAACCAAGCAACCATGCAACCaagcaacatgcaacatgcaacaaaaCCCCTTTCTTATTCTatgcagcaacaacatcgaCAACATGGAAAAGTCTATAAATGTTAGTCTCTAAGCATCGATAAACCTTTAGTCTCTTGAACATGGCCCAAGTATATAtgactatatatatatatatgcatatatatttatatcggAAATGCATTAATATCTTATATGCATGTAGAGGAGATGCCTATGTACTGAGAACCGTGAGCATAGCAGCTCTATTGCACGCTGCTATTTGTTAATTAAGTAATtgcatatataaacaaaaacaaaaacaaaaaacaaaaagttttaCCATTAAGGCATACATAGTAAACAAAGAAaacaagtaaaaaaaaaaaaatctagaaaacaaaacaaaaaaaaaaaactacaaaaaaagaaaaactcgaaaaacaaagcaaaaatcgaaaacttaaaaaaacccTTTTTTGACAAAACGTTCAGCGTAGCAGGCAGGCAATTTATACAGTTTAttatatatacttatatatatatttatatatatataaacatatatatatgtagatgAAGAATCCAATAACGAAACTATTACACtgaaagaaacagaaacagaaacagaaacaaacaacaacaaaggcaaGCAAAACACCAACTACGTACGTAAAATAGAGAGAGTCAAGTAAAGCCAATGGAGAAGTCGAAAAAAATCGTTGAATTAATGATTATATaatgagagagagagagagaggaagcagcagcagcagcagtaatTACAATAATTCATCAAGAAGCcactttatatatatatatatatccgacTATATAGAGATATATAGGGAGATCCAAGTCCAAGTCGCAAAATCCAACCttaattttcaaactattCCGCTatcctttttaaatattttgttactatatcctatatatatCCTTCGAGAAAACGCCAGCCAGCACCAAAGCACCCGTCAACCAATCCTATACACTGCACCGAAATCTGAATTCTTTTGTAGATaaccacaaaaacaaaaacaaaaaaaaaaaacaaaaccccaACAAACCTTTGTATAAGACGCTAAAAGTTAtggacaaaaaaataataacaaaacaaatataaaaaagaaaaaaaacaaaaaaaaatacacataaaaaaaaatgtataaattataattgttgttgtttcgttTGTTTCGATTTTTCTTTGCATCCCACACAGAATTGTACGTAGGCGAGAATcgcttttctttccttttccTTAAAGAATAAtagtaatttttattttttttttattaccatTTTATTTCCTCAACGATGatgattttttatgatttaattttattttttttttgtatcttgaTAGAATGCTTGAGAGAATACGCGAGAAActtgtaaattaattttgaaaataaagcGAAAAAACCTTTACTGAGTTTTCTGTTTGGCGTTTTCCTaaaaacatatacatatatatattttttctcattCGACCGGAAGTGCACATTgtacatacaaaaaaaaaaaaaaaaaaaaaacaaaatgtccGCCAAACACCGGAAATGATCCCCGGTATGGCTGCCTTTTAACTCTATTTTCCTTAACCTTAAAATATCCCAATGATTTTGTTACTAATTTTCTCCCACTGTATCCCCCACGACTTGACCGACAGAAGCCTACAAAAAATCAGTTAACgcaagaataaaaaaatagaacagTAACAGTAACAGTAACAGTAACGAGTAACAATtacttttaaacaaatatatatataaatatatatatttatatatatagaaataaaGCTAAAGATAAACCTAACAATTAATTTTTAGCACTAATATCGTAAGCAGTCAAAGATTTACACTAAAACGACaaaaaatggacaaaaaaaaagaaataaacaaaaaccatataTTTGTAACTCctcaaaaggtaaaaaaaaataaaattataaaaatatatatatatatattatatgatCGAGTTGTAACTTACTTAAATGCTGCTctaaaaaaactaattaaGAACTTTGATATGCATTTTAAAACGCCCATAAAGACAAAGAAGATGAAGAATTGTTTAAATTACGATTAAAATATAAACGGAGAATTTATACAAAGCAAGAGTTAGGCATTAAAGAACTTACAtcataaacaaacaaataaaaaatctatatatacacaagtaaataaataaataaatatacgcCTATGATTAATGACGAAACTGATCGAGTAAGCCAAGAATAAATAGCAATTCTACTCTTAGCAACCGCAATAAATTcgcaaaaaaaatgcaaaaattacaaaaaaaaacaaaacaaataagataaagaataaaaaaactaaCCAAAATTAGCAAACAATcgtaaaacaatttttttaccAATTACCAATAATAAACAAGGAACAACAAACACCAGCAAACGCAAATAAAAactcaaagaaaaaaaatgctaaaaagCTAAACTTCATGTAACTTACATAACaacaaattaatattaataaatcaaAGTCAAATCAACAgacaacaaaacaacaaaaaacaaacaaacaaacaatgtTTAATTAAGTAAACGACGAACGAACGATAAACAAATTCAGAATCCATACAACCAACACAGACACAACATTATAacgaatatatatacattgcatataaaaatatatatattttttgttgtttgaacATTTTGTACGATacgtatatatacatatatatacacataactaaataaataaataaataaaagaaattataataCAAAACTATAGTTCACTTTCTTCGAGGTTCTTTATCGACTGTTCCAAGTAGAGTTTcgaaaagtttttcaaaaagtgtTTAAGGTTTTCAATTttgttcacttttttttttgtacttaaTAGTTTATATTTTCAACAACCTATCTCTGTGGAGTTTTAGCCATTTTTTTAAACACTATTTCTAATTTTTACTTAGTTTCAAGTATaagttgaaaaaatatatgttgaaatcaaaatttttcaaattctgGTATTTTTAGAGCGTTTTTGAATTGAAAAATGGGTACTTAAAGTTTCAATATCGGAAAGATACCATCTGGATCTAGATCTCCCAAGTATTAACCGATTATTACACATTTTTTCAAAacgaatttaatatttattataattataattaatatttccatATATTCTCATAATATAACTTTTTATTccctttttttaagaaatatctTAACTGCATGCAACTTATGgaaaaacggaatacctttTAGGAATCAGCGTTCCTATCCCCTTGGATCTATATCAAAAGTTAGCAAAAATCTACAAGAAAAAATTTGaacccatttttggcccaaatcatgaggggaaaaccccttggaaaacccttggaaaagttcGATTAGCGCTtttctcgcagtttttggcgaatatcttcACTATTTCGTATCCGATttaaaaacggcgtaccatttctgaatcagggaactaatccccgcaaatctgcattaaaatatccccaaaattctcaaaattcaattttggcccaaatcacgatggtaccccttggaaaacccttggaaaagtgcgatccgTCCTTTTCTTGCAGTTTTTGGGGGATATCTCatctatttcgcatccgattgaaaaacggcgtaccatttgtgaatcagggaactaatccccgtaaatctgcattaaaagatccttaaaattctcaaaattcaattttggcccaaatTTTGGCTCAaatccaaggggtaccccttagaaaacccttggaaaagtgcgattagcggttttctcgcagtttttggcaaaaatcttCACTATTTCGtatccgatccaaaaacggcgtaccatttgtgaatcagggaactaaccCCCGTAAATCTGCAtttaaggatccttaaaattctcaaaattcaattttggccccatttttggcataaatcatgatggttccccttgggaaaatttcaaaaaatgagtCAAAAATTTTAGtgccaggttttgattgaaaatgattctACTGCAagttctaagatcgggaaggtgtAACATTTCAGGATCTGCCAAGTATTAGCCGAGTTATACAAATTTTACCAtcataaaattacaaaaattggattggaaatcttaattattttattatcttatttaatcttatttaaataaatctaAATATCCAAATATTGCATAATTAGTTAAATTGAGTAAATTTTTAGTAGAAGATTGAAAGGAATTAGAGGTTAGTGACCTTAAGGAAGATAAAGGCACCGGAAGGAGGCGCCATTGTTTCCGTTCCCCGTTACTGGGCAGCACTGTCACTGCATAGCTGCTTGGCAGCACTGTTTGCTATGGCGCGGTCTTTTCAAAATCCATTCGGCAACCATTTCTAATGGCACTTAATGTTCcagtttgtgtgtgtgtctgtatgagtgtgtgtgtgtgggcatgcaaatttttggtttttggccagAACGAGgggcaataaaataaatttagtGTGTCAACGTCGAAGTTGGTCATTGCGTAGTATGTACAAGAAATTTGGAGCATTGGCCGgacaaatacatatatatatatatatatatatatatatgtatatatgtatatgtatatgtaagGATTTGTTTAtgtgtatgggtgtgtgtAGTCCCAAATattaaacacacacacactgtgaCACGCAGGCCACTTGGCAACTCTCTGATGTCATCAGTTTGCTGCGATGCAGGCTGCCAATTACGACACACACACgcaaataaaatgtataaaaataaaagaaaataaaaactatatattatatagtatataggATAGAGGGGAGGgtagatgtgtgtgtgttgcacGTGCTGGTGGAGGGAAGAAGATGATAAAAATAAGTAATGCCCGCTAGTGTGCGTGGTCAACTAACGGTTCACGCTCAGAACGCATTACCCACCGTCGCGTTAGACCCACCGAATGACCCACCAACCCATCCGCCATCCGCCATCCACCATCCACCATCATTCCATCAAACCGACAACCGTCCACCTTTATCCATTATCCTGCCCCACCGACGACCTCGTTAGCCCGCCTCTGACAATGTCTTTTCGGTTATAAATACATTCTTCAAAGGTGGCAAATGACATAACCTGCACCACCACCGCACCACCACCGCACCACCACACCACTACAATACACCTCGTCCTCGTCAGGATAATGCTTTAAAGAACGACCAGGTAAAGTTAACCACCAGGACATATTTCATCCAAACTTCATTAGCCAGCCATAAAATTTGAGGACTCATTGTTGTTCGATTATTAATAGGAACGAGGCGGGAGGGAGGATAATGGATAatagtaattatattttgggaGGGTCTATTAATGGAATGCCTTCTTCACTTCTTCCCCTCGTTAATTATTATTGGCATTCAAAGGATGTTTGATCCTTGGGTTTCAGTTCATATTAGATCATCGAATATCAAAATAgatatttcttttaatttttaatatattatatttaataaatagctAATATCCTTTTGTTTTAAAGCTAAACAGCTGATCTTGACCAAGTGTGACCATATCTTTCTTACCAAACTCCAATTTAAAgccatattaaaaaatttcttattttaaaatcaactttaagttttttttattataatttagatacaaataaattatttatatttttttagagtCCTTTAGTCCTTTAGATCTTGGTCAAGTGTGACCATTTCTTTGCCAAAAAACTCAATTTTAAAGCCTTTAGAACAAAGTGTCTCCATTAAACTCCACTTTTCCTGAAACTACCATCGATCTACTCTATAGATTGTGCAGACTTTTGTGCCTAAAACAAAAGAAGGCCTCCTTTAAAGGACCTCCAGCTGTTTGGCCATTGATTGAATTGGTTCGTTGTTTTCTGGTTGTGATTACCCCCCTTCCGGTATCCGGATGACGGACCCCGGATTGCCCCTGGTACCCCTTGATACCACTCCAGTACCACTACAACACCCACTACCGATTTTGCACCCCTTGAATAAATCTCTCTGGTGGCCTGGCCCATTGAGGCACTGTACGGTGGCGTTGTACGATTCGCAGTGACTGTGTGCCACACACTTAGCAGCGATTCAGTGACTTTCGAGATTTCATTAGCCTCGCTTGGGATATGGGATATGGGATATAGGATATGGAATGTGGGATATGTGTGTGGCAGGGATATATGTGGGTAAGGTGTAGTAGTGGTCGCGGGGAGGTGGGTGGTGCAACACTTCACCCCCGCCCTTTCACCTACCGCCCTTTGCAGCATAATATGCGATTCCATTGACCGCTCTCGGTCTGCTGCTGCGCATTGCAGTTAACCCCGAAAGAACAATGCAGCAagtgcactgaaaaaaattcactttaaggttttttttaatctCAGAACTCTAATTTCTTAgttaataatttttgtaaaGTTGTTCAAGGGCCgggaatacatttttttaaagtaattctcCAAAGAgaacaatattttttcgacCTTAATGGCCTTTTATACAAATAATGcgttaataaatataaatattaatgtagtttaataataatattgttttatatttagttttttaatagtttattatataaaaaatctaaTATATTTAAGCCAATTtgtcaaaaataatttttagaaaaGAGTTTTGAAACAATGAAATGTTTATactttcattttaattttaaatgaaaggTATTCCAATATAAAACaatttaacttaaaaatatattattttagattatttaataagtaataaatagtatttttaatagatagatataaataaaaaaacagttAGAAAAGAAACTCATACTCATTCCAAAATCTCCTTCATATAATACAGAAACTGCCTGAAAAGCTCCCTGCCCCTTTTAATAGTTTTCTCTTATTATCTCAACTTTTAACTGCCAAAAACtataaactatttaaattcaaaattaaaatattttttactttatcttaaatatttaaaataaattctttCCTGTGCTCGTGTCGTGCTCCATTTTCGAGCCTTGCCAAGAACTTTGAAAACGGAGTTGCAGCAGTTGCCTGCCGATGAGGCAATTTCGCTCCCAGCTGGGAATGGGCCATTTTAGCCCATTTTGGCCCATTGGCAGTGCAGCTGCACTGCCTTAACcaggctaaaaaaaaactcaaaaaaacacaaaaaaagaacGAGGCAACGAGGCAGTAAGAGGCCGCAAGTCAAAAGCAAAGCATTTGGTTTTCGTTTCGTGGCATTTGGATGATTTCTGCCTATTTCCTGGCCAAATACACACCCCCCCTCCTTCTGGGCCTCAGTTGTGCCCCACCTGCCACATCTGCCACTCCCCCGTCAGCCCACTAACCGAGCCACTAATCGCGTGTTTGGCGCACATTTTAACGCTCCACCGTTGTCGGTTGCAAGAGGCAGTTGCGCCGTTTTGGGGCACTTTGGGCACAAACACAAATTCCATTTTGATTTTTCTATACAATTTTTAGTTGAATacaaatttcttaaataattttattacattttaaaggcaataattcaaatattataaaattaaatagaaataaacaattaaaagtGTTTGAAATAAAAAGCTAGGAATACCATCtttattaactttatttaagtTATAATTTAAGTTTCTAATACCTTTATTTAATGTTACATCATTGAAATTGTTAATCAATAAGCAAGGGCTTATATAATATAccttttaatttgaaaaagtgtCAGTTTAACCCATCAGTGATGCCTCGTGGCAGTTGACAAGTGGGTGGTGGCTTGAGGCATGTGTCTAGAGGCATGAGCCAGGTGGCAAGTGgaaagtggcaagtggcatgTGGCAGGTGTGGCGGCAGGCCATCTAAACGAATTGCGACCGAGGAAGGTGCGTTGGCAAATCGCTTTTCGCTGCTCTTCATTTCCTGTCTCCATTTCGGTGAAAATCTGCAGCCAGGAAATTCACTTGCCACTctctctgaaaaaaaaatctgtcaaaaaaaaaaatgtaaaaaaaaaataagggaaATTCAAGTCAATTATCCCTCAGCACGTGTCCTTAAATATTATGCGTAATTATGGCGCTGCaaatggcgatggcgatggcatAATTAGCCCTCTCTCTTCTCACTTttctcctctctctctctctctcccttaCTTCCTTCTTCCTTCGCGCCACTTCTCGCTATCCGAGCCTTATTACCGAGCCTCGTGCACCTCCTGTCGATTATCCTTCCTTCTCGAACTGTCAACGCATAAAAGGACAAGGAAATCAATCGAACATTCTAATACtctttttttagaaatttcaattattttaaatagaaatttaaattaaattttaattatttttattgtagtACTTAAGAAAacctttataaatttttataaaattaatttttagttaaaatatttaatattagaattattattttataaaaaacacaaactactttcattattttcttatatttctttcttttaagatattatttaaattataattatttttaattaaataaattaagggTAGTGATTTATTAttcagttaaaaaaaaaggtattgaAGGCGCGTTTAATGGCTGGCAGGATCACGACCTGGACCCTTAACATGCGCGTCCTGCGAGccaaaatttatgcaaattccgaTGCCTTGAAGGAGGGTCTGGGGTGTCAGCTTCATGCGGTTCGTTCGAGGACATCAGCCGCCCTTAAACCACCTCCTAACCTCTCTCCCCCACCCTCCACCGCATATCCTGCGAAGTGCAAAAGGAAACGCACAGTTGAATAATGTAAGTTATGTTAATGTGTGAGTGGTGGTGGTAGTGATGGTGATGGGGGGCATCGCGTATACGCACAGGTGTACATTACACAGTTGCTGCATTTGCTTATGGCCTTTAAGGGAGTGGACGTTAGAGGGGGTGGGGGCGGGGTTGGGAGGGTAGGTGGATCTAAGCCACAATCCAACTAGCCCACCTTCGTCTTTTTTGCGTTAAAATGGAAAAGTGCAAGTGGAAAGTGGAGAGTGAAGTGTGGAAAGTGGAAAGTGTTTCTCATAACCGAAAGCGAgagcaaaattaaatattcaatttcCTTTTGCCTTTGCCTTTTTGAGCATATCCTGGCAGGACTCAGCTTTTGCATTTCCGTTGGCgctctttttaattttcagaTACTCCTGCATTAATAATAAATCAcgaatttttaatataaatagtCGCATAAGATTTAATAAGACGGGTTTTAAAAAGTGGCTTTGTTTAGTTTTCTGGGCCAGGAGCAGGATACTGTGGTTATTAACGATTAAAAAGGACATTTTTTGAGAAGGCTGTTTAGTAAATAACTTGACTATTtattaattgatttaaaaatgaacTACCATTTAGGAATCAGGACCCAAAAACCCCTCGATTTgtatcaaaaaatttaattgttgtttttttttttcaaaaatttgcatataatttttgaaaattgtagaaaatattttagatatttatagaatagtatttaaaaaaagccAAGAACTGGAAGGAATAAACATTTATGGCTAGTTGAGTGAAATTAATGGAAccacatggcgtatacttaatatgaGTTTCTGCATATGggatattacgcatacgcatagttgtctgaaaaaaatattcaagaaaCTAAAGTTTAAAGCTTAAATTCTTAGATATATGACTggtaattatttaaattaatattaaacaCCAAAAACGATACAAAATGGATGAAAATTGTCGATTGGGGGAGTCGGATAAACAGGAAATGTAGTGACACCTGACAAGTTGATGGACGACAGATATCGTCGTAACCCCCTTAATTCCAAAACTTTCTTTTGCCTTTCACTTCTCCAGGAATTTTCCACTTTCCTATGTAAGTACGCTTGTATATAGGTATTAAGTATATAAGTATATAGAATGAAAGGTATGTGGAAGTGTACGTTTCGCTCCTGTGGGAAACAGGTTGAGGGATAAGTTATGGGTAGTACGAGTGCGGGGCTCAAGGGGGCTTAGGGGGTAAGGCACCGCTGTCAAAATGTCGTCATTGTTCATTCATGAAATGTGCGCCTTTTTACATTTTGCCCAACTGTAGCAGcaggagaaaaaataaaagcaaaatccactgctaaaaaaattaaaaatttaagaaaatatatatgtttttctgttttaaaacctaaaaaaacatttttaaaatgcttaAATCTATCCCAATTTTAATTCTAACTTTTAAAAtacaatatcctttttttaaataccaatttctctcagtgcactagcagcagcaacaaccgcAATGGCCGCAAAATgaaatggagaaaaaaaaaacgtgtAAGAAAAAGGGAATTCCAAATGGAAGTGTGAGGGAAAAGAGAGAAGgcgaaaaaaaattgagaaaggagtgctgtgtgtgtatgtgcgTGTGTTTGTGTGCGAGGACACAGCGAGGACGTACGTGCgactgtgttttttttttgttgtggttcctgctgccact
Encoded here:
- the LOC6502274 gene encoding eukaryotic translation initiation factor 4H isoform X2, whose product is MAGRGGYEHARSGFGGERHMKQLPTEPPFIAFVGNLPQGLVQGDVIKIFQDFEVKNVRLVKDRETDQFKGFCYVEFETLDNLERALECDGRIKLDDLSAPLRIDIADRRKNDRPGGGIGGGNGGGMGRDGGRDGFQKRGPPRQGGATQSYSRSGPGGGGGGGSSGGGREGGGGSGNRGDSRDRPANRGRYGNFNNDDRFERNQDRGDRGQREGSYGNQSRDGDRYNNFSRHRDRERTHYNPNQQSERPSGGIGGGGAGGIGGGGGGGAGGGGSSMGAIDDTERPRLQLKPRTIAAPINAVAETKQSASIFGNAKPREEKLKELQQNVNHNGDN
- the LOC6502274 gene encoding eukaryotic translation initiation factor 4H isoform X3, with protein sequence MAGRGGYEHARSGFGGERHMKQLPTEPPFIAFVGNLPQGLVQGDVIKIFQDFEVKNVRLVKDRETDQFKGFCYVEFETLDNLERALECDGRIKLDDLSAPLRIDIADRRKNDRPGGGIGGGNGGGMGRDGGRDGFQKRGPPRQGGATQSYSRSGPGGGGGGGSSGGGREGGGGSDRPANRGRYGNFNNDDRFERNQDRGDRGQREGSYGNQSRDGDRYNNFSRHRDRERTHYNPNQQSERPSGGIGGGGAGGIGGGGGGGAGGGGSSMGAIDDTERPRLQLKPRTIAAPINAVAETKQSASIFGNAKPREEKLKELQQNVNHNGDN
- the LOC6502274 gene encoding eukaryotic translation initiation factor 4H isoform X1, yielding MAGRGGYEHARSGFGGERHMKQLPTEPPFIAFVGNLPQGLVQGDVIKIFQDFEVKNVRLVKDRETDQFKGFCYVEFETLDNLERALECDGRIKLDDLSAPLRIDIADRRKNDRPGGGIGGGNGGGMGRDGGRDGFQKRGPPRQGGATQSYSRSGPGGGGGGGSSGGGREGGGGSGNRGDSRGSYNDSYGGHNDRSRGGGGGSGGPGTGGGGMNRGYNDRPANRGRYGNFNNDDRFERNQDRGDRGQREGSYGNQSRDGDRYNNFSRHRDRERTHYNPNQQSERPSGGIGGGGAGGIGGGGGGGAGGGGSSMGAIDDTERPRLQLKPRTIAAPINAVAETKQSASIFGNAKPREEKLKELQQNVNHNGDN